In the genome of Desulfofalx alkaliphila DSM 12257, the window AACCAAATAACCTATCCCTGGTTATTATGGGAAAGGAAATCATTTCTCTTAAACCATTCTGCCGGTACAAAAAGTTTAGTTTTTCGTCTTCCTGTAAGTTTTGTCTGTGGATACCGTAAGGGCAGGATTTGCTATTTTTGTTTATTTTGTCCAGTAAATCTGCGAAATAAGAATTGAGAAAATCCTTTTGCTCCAGTGGCAGGGGAACGTGCACACTTATCAAATCATCCACATTGACCAACACTATACTGTATTCTGCATCGGTTATTTTAAGTAAAGATTCTCCTATAGATTGCAGCAGTGGCTCTACTCCTTTGTTAAGCATGGCTAAATTATCAGACATTACTTTGAGCGATAAAAGGGCAGTTTTTAAGCGTGAACTTTCCGATTCTAATTCCTCAACCAAAACCCGGTTTTCAATTGCCACCGCCACCGGGCCCGCAATGCCTGAACAAAGCTCTAATTCTTCTAAAGTAAACTGATTGCCGGTTTCCAGGCGCTCAATTATTAACAAACCTAACATGTTACCCCTTGAAACCAAAGGCATTGCTAAAAATTCACTGTTATTAACTGAAAACCTCACCGGTTCCTTGTTCTTAATTACGTCATTCCAAAATTCTTCCTTCATTTTAAAAATGTCATCACTGTGCCGGTACTGCTGTATATAGGGTGTAAAAGTTATTTGCTCCCCCAGTTCCACCCTATATAAGTGGCAATTTACCGTCCCCAGCATTTTAGAAATTAGCCTATTGGTGTGATACAGTATTTGGTCAAAGGGTAAAATGTTGCTGATGGCCCTTGAAACTTCAAGGATGGTAATAGTCTGCTCTGCTTTTTTTTTCAGCAATTGATAGAGGTTTTCTATTTCCCTTTGGGACTTGGTGAGAAATAAATTACACCTTTGCATTTCGGCTACGCTTTTCTTAAGTTCGCTGTAGTGCGTTTTGCTACAGGTTTTTACCCCACTTAACCTTTCAAGGTTGGCTATCTTCACCAACAACTCATTTTGATAGCCCTTATTTTTAGTAGGTTTCAGTAAATCATAAATGTTAATGGGTTGGGCACTTCCGTGGACTACTTTTGTGTTATTGCCTGCCTTTAATCTATATGCCATTAAGCTACCCCCTGTACTAAACCGAGTTTTTAAATATCTTTATAATTTCATTTACACCTGCATCCCTGGGGTTAGTAATTAAACAGGCGTCCTTGGCAGCATTAGTGCTCAAAGTATTAATGCAATTTTCTGTTAACCGGCAGCCTGCCTTGGAAAAGTTCTCCACAATACCAACTTCCCCGGCCAGCATCCTAACCGCTTCCACAGCACTTTTAGCTGAGTCCCGCAGGCTTAAATTGTGTATCGGCTGGCCCATGGCTTCTGCTATTTTAGCAAACCTTTCGGTGCAAGCCGGTATGTTGTACTCCATAACATAAGGAAGTAATATTGCGTTAGCCATCCCATGGGGAAGATTAAATTTCCCTCCCACCTGATGGGCCATGGCATGGACAGCACCAATAAGGGCATTGGATGCGGCAATGGCGGCAAGCAAGCTGGCCTTTGCCATGGCATCCTTAGCCTCAAGATTGGTCTTGCTGGAAACTGATTTTCCCAGATTTGCAGATATTAAACGGATTGCGGTTAACGCATAGGAATCGGTAAGAAAATTAGCAGCAATGGATACATATGCCTCTATGGCATGGGCCAGGGCGTCCATGCCGGTATTGGCTGTGAGTTCCGGATCCTTTGTAGTAAGTATTAGGGGGTCTGTCACAGATATGTCCGGAACCAGGGACTTGCTCATTATTATCATTTTAACTTTTCTCGCCGTATCCACTATCACTGTAAATTGAGTTATATCTGCTCCTGAACCCGCAGTGCTGGGAACCATTATCATAGGCGGTAGCGGGTTAGTTATTTTGTCCACCCCTTCATAATCATGAATTGTTCCCGGGTGCGTAGCCATTATGGCCACCGCCTTTGCCACATCAATGGGACTGCCCCCACCCACGGCAATTATAGCGTCACACTCACTGCCTGAATATGCCTGGGTGGCTTTTTCCACCTCATAATCGGTGGGGTTGGGGTTTAATTCGTGCCAAATTTCGTATTCTAAACCCTCTTGCCGCAAATATTTTATAGCAACATCAATCCACCCCGCTTCTACAATTCCAGGGTCGGTTACCAAAAAAACCTTTTCCGCTCCTACTCTCAAGGCACAGTAACCAATTTGTTCAATTGCTCCTCTGCCGAAAATTATTTCAGGGATTCTAAACTCTTTAATAAAATCCATTAAAGAACCTCCCAATAAATGTTTAATTAGTTTAGATTTCTATATTTAATTAACTTTTCCTTTTTATTGACAGGTTGATTTTTGAATGTTTCGATTTTTATTAATTATTTGAATTTTTATGTCGCAAAAAAGGGGCAGTGCTTACACCGCCCCGTCACTAAGCCTGTGGATTACGGTTTTCTTTTAAAAAGATATAAATTTCAAATTCACCTATGGGAGTTATTAATGGCAAAAGCAGTGCTTTTCCCGAGGCCATAGACATGGATTTGTTTACCCCCACAAATACCTGGGGCGGTACAATATCACAGGTAAGGTTGTTGGCTGTCAAATAGGTCATTGCATTGCCGCCCACTATGTTAGCCACTTCCCCCAAAGCCGACGAGACAAAGCTGTCAATTTCATCCATCTCCATGCCGGACATTATTTTAACCATTTCTAAAACCATTTCTTT includes:
- a CDS encoding chemotaxis protein CheX, with the protein product MRAEYINPFYQATQDVFRLMLSIETEQGKLGVVEDMVPGKEANVVIGVTGDLKGTILFSFPKEMVLEMVKIMSGMEMDEIDSFVSSALGEVANIVGGNAMTYLTANNLTCDIVPPQVFVGVNKSMSMASGKALLLPLITPIGEFEIYIFLKENRNPQA
- a CDS encoding GAF domain-containing sensor histidine kinase, yielding MAYRLKAGNNTKVVHGSAQPINIYDLLKPTKNKGYQNELLVKIANLERLSGVKTCSKTHYSELKKSVAEMQRCNLFLTKSQREIENLYQLLKKKAEQTITILEVSRAISNILPFDQILYHTNRLISKMLGTVNCHLYRVELGEQITFTPYIQQYRHSDDIFKMKEEFWNDVIKNKEPVRFSVNNSEFLAMPLVSRGNMLGLLIIERLETGNQFTLEELELCSGIAGPVAVAIENRVLVEELESESSRLKTALLSLKVMSDNLAMLNKGVEPLLQSIGESLLKITDAEYSIVLVNVDDLISVHVPLPLEQKDFLNSYFADLLDKINKNSKSCPYGIHRQNLQEDEKLNFLYRQNGLREMISFPIITRDRLFGLILLFFRAYKEDDCCQSILQILGNQTAIVLENARLFEDILWLKNEAEKHYQLACKQKEQLEEKNRELKNMYNILFRSREEQIISQERNRIAGDLHDNVLQILFGMGLNIKWCLNELDPESPVHSKLLFLEGLANKAIQEIRKVVCEFGTVEATLGLQESIESLAHDLNEAGSVQIEVNINESIPKLPGVVRNITYRIVQEALVNALRHASATQIKINLALKDNCIELRVVDNGVGIPPDTIKNLGRQEGKFGIKNMKQRAKYLSGTLKIKSNEMEGTEVIAMIPVEGVG
- a CDS encoding iron-containing alcohol dehydrogenase translates to MDFIKEFRIPEIIFGRGAIEQIGYCALRVGAEKVFLVTDPGIVEAGWIDVAIKYLRQEGLEYEIWHELNPNPTDYEVEKATQAYSGSECDAIIAVGGGSPIDVAKAVAIMATHPGTIHDYEGVDKITNPLPPMIMVPSTAGSGADITQFTVIVDTARKVKMIIMSKSLVPDISVTDPLILTTKDPELTANTGMDALAHAIEAYVSIAANFLTDSYALTAIRLISANLGKSVSSKTNLEAKDAMAKASLLAAIAASNALIGAVHAMAHQVGGKFNLPHGMANAILLPYVMEYNIPACTERFAKIAEAMGQPIHNLSLRDSAKSAVEAVRMLAGEVGIVENFSKAGCRLTENCINTLSTNAAKDACLITNPRDAGVNEIIKIFKNSV